From Zingiber officinale cultivar Zhangliang chromosome 5B, Zo_v1.1, whole genome shotgun sequence, the proteins below share one genomic window:
- the LOC121984997 gene encoding protein ARABIDILLO 1-like isoform X2: MSRRVRRRGSYSKDKERADVSAPFAESSDHCEIPRPWARRGCADDATVDWTALPDDTVVQLFSRLNYRDRASLGSTCRGWRLLGSSPCLWTSLDLRAHRCEPDTMGALAGRCLHLRRLRFHGSKTASALINLQARGLQEIAGDYCGEITDATLSVIAARHEALESLQIGPDPCVRVTSDAVRHVAMCCTRLKRLRLSGIRDVNGEAINALVRHCPQLSEIAFLDCGKVDEAALENVVSLRFLSIAGSRNIQWATASSSWGNLPNLVGLDVSRTDVSANAVSRLLSTSKNLKVLCALNCSAVDEEGSRNPSTFINTKGKILLTQFTDVLRGIISLFKGTVLNEQTIFVQWINFQNVDKNLNDIMIWLEWILSHSLLRIAESNPHGMDDFWLRQGASMLLRLAKSSQEDVQERAATGLATFVVTEDENTAVEPARAEAVMQNGGIPLLLELARSCWEGVQSESAKAIANLSVNSKVAKAVADEGGIGILANLAKSSNRLVAEEAAGGLWNLSVGEEHKAAIAEAGGVKALVDLIFKWQSGADGVLERAAGALANLAADDKCSVEIAVAGGVCALVTLAKSCKVEGVQEQAARALANLAAHGDSNSNNATVGQEAGALEALVQLTYSQNEGVRQEAAGALWNLSFDDRNREAIALVGGVEALVALAHSCSNASQGLQERAAGALWGLSVSEANSIAIGREGGVAPLIALARSDTEDVHETAAGALWNLAFNSSNALRIIEEGGVPVLVQLCSSSVSKMARFMAALALAYMFDGRMDEVALVGSLLEGSSKSVNFDGARRMALKQIEDFLLSFSDPHIFSVTATSSAPATLAQVVEAVQIQEAGHLRCSAAEIGRYVAMLRNPSSILRACAAFALVQFTIHGGRHAMHHAGLLQKAGASRVLRASAAAATAPIEAKMYARIVLRNLEHHQSAAST, encoded by the exons ATGAGCCGGAGGGTGCGGCGGCGAGGTTCCTACTCCAAGGACAAGGAGAGGGCCGACGTCTCGGCACCCTTCGCTGAGTCCTCCGATCACTGCGAGATCCCCCGCCCCTGGGCTCGCAGAGGCTGTGCCGACGATGCCACCGTGGACTGGACAGCCCTGCCTGACGACACGGTGGTACAGCTCTTTTCTCGACTCAATTACCGCGACCGCGCGAGTCTCGGCTCCACTTGCCGCGGTTGGCGCCTCCTTGGTTCCTCCCCGTGCCTCTGGACGTCTCTTGACCTCCGCGCCCACCGCTGCGAACCCGACACTATGGGCGCCCTCGCGGGGCGATGCCTCCACCTTCGCCGACTCCGCTTCCATGGATCCAAGACCGCTTCCGCCCTCATCAACTTACAGGCGCGCGGCCTTCAGGAAATTGCTGGGGATTACTGCGGTGAGATAACGGATGCCACCCTTTCTGTGATCGCCGCGCGCCACGAAGCCCTCGAGAGCCTCCAGATCGGTCCAGATCCCTGCGTGCGAGTAACCAGTGATGCAGTTCGCCATGTCGCCATGTGCTGCACTAGACTGAAGCGGTTGCGTCTCTCTGGCATCCGGGATGTTAATGGAGAAGCCATCAATGCCCTAGTGAGACACTGCCCGCAATTGTCAGAGATTGCATTTTTGGATTGCGGAAAGGTTGATGAGGCTGCCCTAGAGAATGTGGTATCACTGAGGTTTCTCTCGATAGCTGGCTCAAGGAATATACAGTGGGCTACAGCTTCCTCATCTTGGGGTAACCTTCCAAACCTGGTCGGTTTGGATGTTTCAAGAACTGATGTTTCTGCTAATGCTGTCTCAAGGCTTCTCTCCACATCAAAGAATCTCAAGGTACTCTGTGCTCTCAACTGTTCCGCAGTTGATGAGGAAGGGAGCCGCAATCCCAGCACGTTCATCAACACTAAGGGGAAGATTCTACTTACCCAGTTTACTGATGTTTTAAGGGGAATTATTTCTCTGTTTAAGGGAACAGTTCTGAATGAACAAACTATATTTGTGCAATGGATAAATTTTCAGAATGTGGATAAGAATCTGAATGACATCATGATCTGGCTAGAGTGGATCCTCTCACACTCTCTTCTTCGAATAGCAGAGAGTAATCCACACGGGATGGATGATTTTTGGTTGAGACAAGGGGCTTCGATGTTGCTAAGATTAGCAAAAAGCTCACAGGAGGATGTGCAGGAGAGAGCAGCAACAGGTCTGGCCACATTTGTAGTGACAGAGGATGAGAATACTGCAGTGGAACCTGCAAGAGCAGAAGCAGTGATGCAAAACGGTGGAATACCTTTGCTTTTGGAACTTGCTCGATCTTGTTGGGAGGGTGTACAGTCTGAATCTGCAAAG GCTATTGCAAACTTGTCAGTGAATTCTAAAGTTGCAAAAGCAGTTGCTGATGAAGGGGGAATTGGTATCTTAGCCAACCTTGCAAAATCTTCAAACAGATTGGTCGCAGAAGAAGCCGCTGGGGGGCTCTGGAACCTTTCTGTTGGAGAGGAGCATAAG GCAGCTATTGCTGAAGCTGGAGGAGTTAAAGCCCTGGTGGATCTTATTTTTAAGTGGCAATCTGGAGCAGATGGAGTTCTG GAACGAGCTGCAGGTGCACTTGCGAATCTGGCTGCCGATGACAAGTGCAGCGTGGAGATTGCGGTTGCTGGTGGTGTTTGTGCACTGGTGACACTTGCAAAATCATGCAAAGTTGAGGGAGTCCAAGAACAG GCTGCACGAGCTTTGGCTAATTTGGCAGCCCATGGCGACAGCAACAGCAACAATGCCACTGTTGGCCAAGAGGCAGGTGCACTTGAGGCGCTAGTGCAATTAACTTATTCTCAAAACGAAGGTGTAAG GCAAGAAGCTGCTGGTGCTTTATGGAATTTATCTTTCGATGATAGAAATCGTGAAGCCATTGCTTTAGTTGGTGGAGTTGAAGCGTTG GTAGCTCTTGCACATTCTTGTTCAAATGCTTCCCAAGGTCTTCAGGAAAGGGCTGCTGGGGCTTTGTGGGGTTTATCAGTTTCAGAGGCTAATAG CATTGCGATTGGAAGGGAAGGAGGTGTAGCACCTTTAATTGCATTGGCACGTTCTGATACTGAA GATGTTCATGAGACTGCTGCCGGGGCACTTTGGAATCTTGCTTTTAATTCTAGTAACGCTCTACGGATAATTGAAGAAGGGGGAGTCCCAGTTCTAGTACAACTATGTTCATCATCTGTATCAAAAATGGCTCGTTTCATGGCTGCACTGGCACTTGCTTACATGTTTGATGGGAG AATGGATGAAGTGGCACTTGTGGGTTCTTTACTAGAAGGTTCTTCAAAGAGTGTTAACTTCGATGGTGCTAGAAGGATGGCTCTGAAGCAGATAGAAGATTTCTTGCTGTCATTTTCAGATCCACACATTTTCTCAGTGACTGCTACATCATCAGCTCCTGCAACGTTGGCACAGGTAGTAGAAGCAGTTCAAATACAAGAAGCAGGGCACTTGAGATGCAG TGCTGCTGAAATCGGGAGATATGTTGCAATGCTTCGAAATCCTTCATCTATTCTTCGAGCCTGTGCTGCTTTTGCTCTTGTTCAG TTCACTATTCACGGAGGTCGGCATGCAATGCACCACGCAGGCTTATTGCAGAAAGCTGGAGCATCGCGTGTCCTTCGTGCTTCTGCCGCAGCAGCCACTGCCCCGATTGAAGCTAAAATGTACGCAAGGATAGTTCTAAGGAATCTAGAACACCATCAGTCAGCAGCTTCAACATAA
- the LOC121984997 gene encoding protein ARABIDILLO 1-like isoform X1, with amino-acid sequence MSRRVRRRGSYSKDKERADVSAPFAESSDHCEIPRPWARRGCADDATVDWTALPDDTVVQLFSRLNYRDRASLGSTCRGWRLLGSSPCLWTSLDLRAHRCEPDTMGALAGRCLHLRRLRFHGSKTASALINLQARGLQEIAGDYCGEITDATLSVIAARHEALESLQIGPDPCVRVTSDAVRHVAMCCTRLKRLRLSGIRDVNGEAINALVRHCPQLSEIAFLDCGKVDEAALENVVSLRFLSIAGSRNIQWATASSSWGNLPNLVGLDVSRTDVSANAVSRLLSTSKNLKVLCALNCSAVDEEGSRNPSTFINTKGKILLTQFTDVLRGIISLFKGTVLNEQTIFVQWINFQNVDKNLNDIMIWLEWILSHSLLRIAESNPHGMDDFWLRQGASMLLRLAKSSQEDVQERAATGLATFVVTEDENTAVEPARAEAVMQNGGIPLLLELARSCWEGVQSESAKAIANLSVNSKVAKAVADEGGIGILANLAKSSNRLVAEEAAGGLWNLSVGEEHKAAIAEAGGVKALVDLIFKWQSGADGVLERAAGALANLAADDKCSVEIAVAGGVCALVTLAKSCKVEGVQEQAARALANLAAHGDSNSNNATVGQEAGALEALVQLTYSQNEGVRQEAAGALWNLSFDDRNREAIALVGGVEALVALAHSCSNASQGLQERAAGALWGLSVSEANSIAIGREGGVAPLIALARSDTEDVHETAAGALWNLAFNSSNALRIIEEGGVPVLVQLCSSSVSKMARFMAALALAYMFDGSLNWFHRMDEVALVGSLLEGSSKSVNFDGARRMALKQIEDFLLSFSDPHIFSVTATSSAPATLAQVVEAVQIQEAGHLRCSAAEIGRYVAMLRNPSSILRACAAFALVQFTIHGGRHAMHHAGLLQKAGASRVLRASAAAATAPIEAKMYARIVLRNLEHHQSAAST; translated from the exons ATGAGCCGGAGGGTGCGGCGGCGAGGTTCCTACTCCAAGGACAAGGAGAGGGCCGACGTCTCGGCACCCTTCGCTGAGTCCTCCGATCACTGCGAGATCCCCCGCCCCTGGGCTCGCAGAGGCTGTGCCGACGATGCCACCGTGGACTGGACAGCCCTGCCTGACGACACGGTGGTACAGCTCTTTTCTCGACTCAATTACCGCGACCGCGCGAGTCTCGGCTCCACTTGCCGCGGTTGGCGCCTCCTTGGTTCCTCCCCGTGCCTCTGGACGTCTCTTGACCTCCGCGCCCACCGCTGCGAACCCGACACTATGGGCGCCCTCGCGGGGCGATGCCTCCACCTTCGCCGACTCCGCTTCCATGGATCCAAGACCGCTTCCGCCCTCATCAACTTACAGGCGCGCGGCCTTCAGGAAATTGCTGGGGATTACTGCGGTGAGATAACGGATGCCACCCTTTCTGTGATCGCCGCGCGCCACGAAGCCCTCGAGAGCCTCCAGATCGGTCCAGATCCCTGCGTGCGAGTAACCAGTGATGCAGTTCGCCATGTCGCCATGTGCTGCACTAGACTGAAGCGGTTGCGTCTCTCTGGCATCCGGGATGTTAATGGAGAAGCCATCAATGCCCTAGTGAGACACTGCCCGCAATTGTCAGAGATTGCATTTTTGGATTGCGGAAAGGTTGATGAGGCTGCCCTAGAGAATGTGGTATCACTGAGGTTTCTCTCGATAGCTGGCTCAAGGAATATACAGTGGGCTACAGCTTCCTCATCTTGGGGTAACCTTCCAAACCTGGTCGGTTTGGATGTTTCAAGAACTGATGTTTCTGCTAATGCTGTCTCAAGGCTTCTCTCCACATCAAAGAATCTCAAGGTACTCTGTGCTCTCAACTGTTCCGCAGTTGATGAGGAAGGGAGCCGCAATCCCAGCACGTTCATCAACACTAAGGGGAAGATTCTACTTACCCAGTTTACTGATGTTTTAAGGGGAATTATTTCTCTGTTTAAGGGAACAGTTCTGAATGAACAAACTATATTTGTGCAATGGATAAATTTTCAGAATGTGGATAAGAATCTGAATGACATCATGATCTGGCTAGAGTGGATCCTCTCACACTCTCTTCTTCGAATAGCAGAGAGTAATCCACACGGGATGGATGATTTTTGGTTGAGACAAGGGGCTTCGATGTTGCTAAGATTAGCAAAAAGCTCACAGGAGGATGTGCAGGAGAGAGCAGCAACAGGTCTGGCCACATTTGTAGTGACAGAGGATGAGAATACTGCAGTGGAACCTGCAAGAGCAGAAGCAGTGATGCAAAACGGTGGAATACCTTTGCTTTTGGAACTTGCTCGATCTTGTTGGGAGGGTGTACAGTCTGAATCTGCAAAG GCTATTGCAAACTTGTCAGTGAATTCTAAAGTTGCAAAAGCAGTTGCTGATGAAGGGGGAATTGGTATCTTAGCCAACCTTGCAAAATCTTCAAACAGATTGGTCGCAGAAGAAGCCGCTGGGGGGCTCTGGAACCTTTCTGTTGGAGAGGAGCATAAG GCAGCTATTGCTGAAGCTGGAGGAGTTAAAGCCCTGGTGGATCTTATTTTTAAGTGGCAATCTGGAGCAGATGGAGTTCTG GAACGAGCTGCAGGTGCACTTGCGAATCTGGCTGCCGATGACAAGTGCAGCGTGGAGATTGCGGTTGCTGGTGGTGTTTGTGCACTGGTGACACTTGCAAAATCATGCAAAGTTGAGGGAGTCCAAGAACAG GCTGCACGAGCTTTGGCTAATTTGGCAGCCCATGGCGACAGCAACAGCAACAATGCCACTGTTGGCCAAGAGGCAGGTGCACTTGAGGCGCTAGTGCAATTAACTTATTCTCAAAACGAAGGTGTAAG GCAAGAAGCTGCTGGTGCTTTATGGAATTTATCTTTCGATGATAGAAATCGTGAAGCCATTGCTTTAGTTGGTGGAGTTGAAGCGTTG GTAGCTCTTGCACATTCTTGTTCAAATGCTTCCCAAGGTCTTCAGGAAAGGGCTGCTGGGGCTTTGTGGGGTTTATCAGTTTCAGAGGCTAATAG CATTGCGATTGGAAGGGAAGGAGGTGTAGCACCTTTAATTGCATTGGCACGTTCTGATACTGAA GATGTTCATGAGACTGCTGCCGGGGCACTTTGGAATCTTGCTTTTAATTCTAGTAACGCTCTACGGATAATTGAAGAAGGGGGAGTCCCAGTTCTAGTACAACTATGTTCATCATCTGTATCAAAAATGGCTCGTTTCATGGCTGCACTGGCACTTGCTTACATGTTTGATGGGAG TTTGAATTGGTTTCACAGAATGGATGAAGTGGCACTTGTGGGTTCTTTACTAGAAGGTTCTTCAAAGAGTGTTAACTTCGATGGTGCTAGAAGGATGGCTCTGAAGCAGATAGAAGATTTCTTGCTGTCATTTTCAGATCCACACATTTTCTCAGTGACTGCTACATCATCAGCTCCTGCAACGTTGGCACAGGTAGTAGAAGCAGTTCAAATACAAGAAGCAGGGCACTTGAGATGCAG TGCTGCTGAAATCGGGAGATATGTTGCAATGCTTCGAAATCCTTCATCTATTCTTCGAGCCTGTGCTGCTTTTGCTCTTGTTCAG TTCACTATTCACGGAGGTCGGCATGCAATGCACCACGCAGGCTTATTGCAGAAAGCTGGAGCATCGCGTGTCCTTCGTGCTTCTGCCGCAGCAGCCACTGCCCCGATTGAAGCTAAAATGTACGCAAGGATAGTTCTAAGGAATCTAGAACACCATCAGTCAGCAGCTTCAACATAA